Proteins encoded by one window of Streptomyces sp. NBC_01571:
- a CDS encoding ROK family protein: MHTDLVAALDIGGTKIAGALVDGRGGIVLRAQRATPAQEDGDTVMGAVEAVVGELTLSPLWSRAAAVGIGSAGPVDASAGTVSPVNVPGWRGYPLVERVRKATGGLPVELIGDGVAITAAEHWQGAARGHDNALCMVVSTGVGGGLVLNGQLHAGPTGNAGHIGHISVDLDGDLCPCGSRGCVERIASGPNIARRALEGGWRPGPDGDTSAAAVAHAARAGDPVAVASFERAARALAAGIAATATLVEIDIAVIGGGVGKAGDVLLDPLRKALGDYATLSFVRRLTVAPALMGTDAGLVGAAAAALRKQPNETAARVGG; the protein is encoded by the coding sequence ATGCACACCGACCTCGTGGCCGCGCTCGACATCGGCGGCACCAAGATCGCCGGAGCGCTCGTGGACGGCCGCGGCGGGATCGTGCTGCGCGCGCAGCGCGCGACGCCCGCGCAGGAGGACGGCGACACCGTCATGGGGGCCGTGGAGGCCGTGGTCGGTGAGCTCACTCTCTCCCCGCTGTGGAGCAGGGCCGCGGCCGTCGGCATCGGCAGCGCGGGCCCGGTGGACGCCTCGGCGGGCACCGTGAGCCCCGTGAACGTGCCGGGCTGGCGTGGCTACCCGCTGGTCGAGCGGGTCCGCAAGGCCACGGGGGGTCTGCCCGTCGAGCTGATCGGCGACGGCGTCGCCATCACCGCGGCCGAGCACTGGCAGGGCGCCGCCCGCGGTCACGACAACGCGCTGTGCATGGTGGTGTCGACGGGAGTCGGTGGCGGCCTCGTCCTGAACGGACAGCTGCACGCGGGCCCCACCGGCAACGCGGGCCACATCGGGCACATCAGCGTGGACCTCGACGGCGACCTCTGCCCGTGCGGCTCCCGTGGCTGCGTGGAGCGCATCGCGAGCGGTCCGAACATCGCTCGGCGCGCCCTGGAGGGCGGCTGGCGGCCCGGACCCGACGGCGACACCTCGGCCGCCGCGGTGGCCCACGCCGCCCGCGCGGGCGATCCGGTGGCGGTGGCCTCCTTCGAGCGGGCGGCCAGGGCGCTCGCGGCGGGCATCGCGGCCACCGCGACCCTGGTCGAGATCGACATCGCCGTCATCGGGGGCGGTGTCGGCAAGGCGGGCGACGTGCTCCTCGATCCGCTGCGCAAGGCGCTGGGCGACTACGCGACGCTGTCCTTCGTGCGGCGGCTGACCGTGGCGCCCGCGCTGATGGGCACGGACGCCGGTCTGGTCGGCGCGGCGGCGGCCGCGCTCCGCAAGCAGCCGAACGAGACGGCCGCGCGGGTCGGCGGCTGA
- a CDS encoding LacI family DNA-binding transcriptional regulator translates to MDRRITGDDRNDRIPVDDRTGQHIVAETARRSENRYGNRPTMKDVAARAGVGLKTVSRVVNGEPGVTPDTERRVQEAIDALGFRRNDSARVLRKGRTASIGLVLEDLADPFYGPLSRAVEEVARAHGALLINGSSAEDPEREQELVLALCARRVDGLVVIPAGDDHRYLEPEIKAGVATVFVDRPAGQIDADVVLSDSFGGARDGVTHLIDHGHRRIGFIGDMPRIHTAAERLRGYRAAMEDAGIAVEPAWMSLGVTDPERVRDAAEEMLSGDSPVTAIFAGNNRVTVTVVRVLAEHGRPVALVGFDDIELADLLQPGVTVVAQDAAALGRTAADRLFRQLDGTLLTPERIELPTRLITRGSGELPPSA, encoded by the coding sequence ATGGACCGTCGCATCACCGGGGACGACAGGAACGACCGCATCCCCGTGGACGACAGGACAGGACAGCACATCGTGGCAGAGACCGCCCGCCGATCCGAGAACCGTTACGGCAACCGCCCGACCATGAAGGACGTGGCGGCGCGTGCCGGCGTGGGTCTCAAGACGGTCTCACGCGTGGTCAACGGCGAGCCGGGCGTGACCCCGGACACCGAGCGCCGGGTCCAGGAGGCCATCGACGCGCTGGGTTTCCGGCGCAACGACAGCGCGCGGGTGCTCCGCAAGGGCCGCACCGCGAGCATCGGCCTCGTCCTGGAGGACCTCGCGGACCCGTTCTACGGCCCGCTCAGCCGCGCGGTGGAGGAGGTGGCCCGTGCCCACGGGGCGCTGCTCATCAACGGCTCCAGCGCCGAGGACCCGGAGCGTGAGCAGGAGCTGGTCCTCGCCCTGTGCGCGCGCCGGGTGGACGGCCTGGTCGTCATTCCCGCCGGTGACGACCACCGCTACCTCGAACCCGAGATCAAGGCGGGCGTGGCCACCGTGTTCGTGGACCGCCCGGCGGGACAGATCGACGCCGACGTGGTCCTCTCGGACAGTTTCGGCGGGGCCCGGGACGGCGTGACCCATCTGATCGACCACGGTCACCGCCGGATCGGCTTCATCGGTGACATGCCCCGCATCCACACCGCCGCCGAGCGGCTGCGCGGCTATCGCGCGGCCATGGAGGACGCGGGCATAGCGGTCGAGCCCGCCTGGATGTCCCTGGGCGTCACGGACCCCGAGCGGGTTCGTGACGCGGCGGAGGAGATGCTCTCGGGCGACTCCCCGGTCACCGCGATCTTCGCGGGCAACAACCGTGTGACGGTCACCGTGGTCCGGGTCCTCGCCGAGCACGGACGTCCCGTCGCCCTGGTCGGTTTCGACGACATCGAGCTCGCGGACCTCCTCCAGCCGGGTGTCACAGTCGTCGCCCAGGACGCCGCCGCCCTCGGCCGCACCGCCGCCGACCGCCTGTTCCGCCAGCTCGACGGCACCCTCCTCACCCCGGAACGCATCGAGCTGCCGACCCGTCTGATCACCCGCGGCTCGGGTGAACTGCCGCCCTCGGCCTGA